A single genomic interval of Pseudomonas sp. FeN3W harbors:
- the greA gene encoding transcription elongation factor GreA, whose amino-acid sequence MTKFPMTIQGARALEDELKHLKTVLRPQITQAIAEARELGDLKENAEYHAAREQQGMVEARIRDIEGRLQNAQVIDIASIPPTGKVIFGTTVDIANVETDEQVTYQIVGDDEADIKQGKLSVSSPIARALIGKEEGDVVVVKTPSGLIEYEIVEVRHV is encoded by the coding sequence ATGACAAAATTTCCAATGACCATCCAGGGCGCTCGCGCCCTGGAAGACGAACTCAAGCATCTGAAGACCGTTTTGCGTCCGCAGATCACCCAGGCGATCGCCGAGGCGCGAGAGCTGGGCGATCTCAAGGAGAACGCCGAGTACCATGCCGCGCGTGAGCAGCAGGGCATGGTCGAGGCGCGTATCCGCGACATAGAGGGTCGTCTGCAGAATGCTCAGGTAATCGACATCGCCAGCATCCCGCCGACCGGCAAGGTGATCTTCGGTACCACCGTAGATATCGCCAACGTCGAGACCGACGAGCAGGTGACCTACCAGATCGTCGGTGACGACGAAGCCGACATCAAGCAGGGCAAGCTCTCGGTCAGTTCACCGATTGCGCGCGCGCTGATCGGCAAGGAAGAAGGTGACGTCGTAGTCGTCAAAACGCCCAGCGGGTTGATCGAGTACGAGATTGTCGAAGTCCGCCACGTCTGA
- a CDS encoding DUF4149 domain-containing protein encodes MSKSATSDRQPARAGIITWQLAQTFWVGGLWLLQFLVLPALGRVGLAPLLIDEIAGSLKPLLVGLAAFCSALQALVLVQVMGLRGLWRDVRGQLLLTVIMLAGSQLLMRAGWFESLYWASFSFLVMALCGLMLVLQPAPGREY; translated from the coding sequence TTGTCGAAGTCCGCCACGTCTGACCGACAGCCGGCGCGAGCTGGCATCATCACCTGGCAGCTGGCCCAGACCTTCTGGGTCGGCGGCTTGTGGTTGCTGCAATTTCTGGTGTTGCCTGCCCTTGGACGCGTTGGGCTGGCACCTTTATTGATCGATGAAATCGCTGGCAGCCTGAAGCCGCTGTTGGTCGGCTTGGCCGCATTCTGTAGCGCACTGCAGGCGCTAGTCTTGGTTCAGGTGATGGGGCTGCGCGGCTTGTGGCGTGACGTTCGTGGTCAGCTTTTGCTGACGGTGATAATGCTCGCGGGCAGCCAGCTGTTGATGCGGGCGGGCTGGTTCGAATCGCTCTACTGGGCCAGCTTCAGCTTTCTGGTGATGGCGCTGTGTGGCCTGATGCTGGTCTTGCAGCCCGCACCGGGACGCGAGTATTGA
- the yhbY gene encoding ribosome assembly RNA-binding protein YhbY: protein MPLTNEQKKQYKSIGHHLKPVLIVAENGLTEGVQAELERALNDHELIKIQFRLAEREDRRALMEELCKIGKCELVQTIGKMALVYRKNPKPNKQLSNIHRFQA from the coding sequence ATGCCGCTCACCAACGAGCAAAAGAAGCAGTACAAATCCATCGGCCACCATCTGAAACCGGTCCTGATCGTAGCCGAGAACGGACTGACAGAAGGCGTTCAAGCCGAACTCGAGCGGGCCCTGAACGATCATGAGCTGATCAAGATCCAGTTCCGCCTCGCAGAGCGCGAGGATCGCCGTGCACTCATGGAAGAACTGTGCAAGATCGGCAAGTGCGAGCTGGTACAGACCATCGGCAAGATGGCCTTGGTGTATCGCAAGAATCCGAAGCCGAACAAGCAGCTTTCGAATATTCACCGCTTCCAGGCCTGA
- the ftsH gene encoding ATP-dependent zinc metalloprotease FtsH, with translation MAKNLILWLIIAAVLVTVMNNFSSPSEPQTLSYSDFLEQVKEGRVERVTVDGFVIIGKRSEGDTFKTIRPAIQDNGLIGDLLDNNVLIEGKQPEQQSIWTQLLVASFPILVIIAVFMFFMRQMQGGAGGKGGPMSFGKSKARLLSEDQVKTTFADVAGCDEAKEEVHELVEFLRDPGKFQRLGGRIPRGVLMVGPPGTGKTLLAKAIAGEAKVPFFTISGSDFVEMFVGVGASRVRDMFEQAKKHAPCIIFIDEIDAVGRHRGAGLGGGHDEREQTLNQLLVEMDGFEMNDGIIVIAATNRPDVLDPALLRPGRFDRQVVVGLPDIRGREQILKVHMRKVPVSENVEPAVIARGTPGFSGADLANLVNEASLFAARANRRIVEMREFELAKDKIMMGAERKSMVMSEKEKLNTAYHEAGHAIVGRVVPEHDPVYKVSIIPRGRALGVTMFLPEEDRYSLSKRALISQICSLFGGRIAEEMTLGFEGVTTGASNDIMRATQLARNMVTKWGLSEKLGPLMYAEEEGEVFLGRSAGSQHSNVSGETARLIDEEVRSIIDHCYGTAKQILTDNRDKLDVMAEALMKYETIDAPQIDDIMAGRTPREPRDWEGGSGASGTPVVPDDSRPQTPIGGPAGEH, from the coding sequence ATGGCAAAAAACCTGATTCTGTGGCTGATTATCGCCGCCGTCCTGGTCACGGTGATGAACAACTTCTCCAGCCCCAGCGAGCCGCAGACGCTGAGCTATTCCGACTTCCTCGAGCAGGTCAAGGAAGGGCGCGTCGAGCGTGTGACGGTCGATGGTTTCGTGATCATCGGCAAGCGCAGCGAAGGCGATACCTTCAAGACCATTCGCCCGGCGATTCAGGACAATGGCCTGATCGGCGATCTGCTCGACAACAATGTGCTGATCGAGGGCAAGCAGCCCGAGCAGCAAAGCATCTGGACTCAGCTTCTCGTTGCCAGCTTCCCGATTCTGGTGATCATCGCTGTATTCATGTTCTTCATGCGGCAGATGCAGGGTGGTGCAGGTGGCAAGGGCGGGCCGATGAGTTTCGGCAAGAGCAAGGCGCGTCTGCTTTCAGAAGACCAGGTCAAGACGACCTTTGCTGACGTCGCCGGCTGCGATGAGGCCAAGGAAGAAGTGCACGAACTGGTCGAGTTCCTGCGCGATCCGGGCAAGTTTCAACGTCTCGGCGGTCGCATTCCGCGCGGCGTGCTGATGGTCGGCCCGCCCGGCACCGGCAAGACGCTGCTGGCCAAGGCGATTGCCGGTGAAGCCAAGGTGCCGTTCTTCACCATTTCCGGCTCGGACTTCGTCGAAATGTTCGTCGGTGTCGGCGCCAGCCGCGTGCGTGACATGTTCGAACAGGCGAAGAAACACGCTCCGTGCATCATCTTCATCGACGAGATCGACGCCGTCGGCCGTCATCGTGGCGCGGGCCTCGGTGGTGGGCACGATGAGCGCGAGCAGACCCTCAACCAGTTGCTGGTGGAGATGGACGGCTTCGAGATGAACGATGGGATCATCGTCATCGCTGCGACCAACCGTCCGGACGTACTCGATCCCGCACTCTTGCGCCCTGGTCGCTTCGACCGTCAGGTGGTGGTCGGTCTGCCGGACATTCGCGGTCGTGAGCAGATTCTCAAGGTACATATGCGCAAGGTGCCGGTCAGCGAGAACGTCGAGCCGGCAGTCATCGCCCGCGGTACGCCGGGCTTCTCCGGCGCCGACTTGGCCAATTTGGTCAACGAGGCCTCGCTGTTCGCCGCGCGGGCCAACAGGCGCATCGTCGAGATGCGCGAGTTCGAACTGGCCAAGGACAAGATCATGATGGGTGCCGAGCGCAAGTCCATGGTCATGTCCGAGAAGGAGAAGCTCAACACCGCTTATCACGAGGCCGGGCATGCCATCGTCGGGCGCGTGGTGCCTGAGCACGATCCGGTCTACAAGGTCTCCATCATTCCTCGTGGGCGGGCGCTAGGCGTCACCATGTTCCTGCCGGAGGAAGATCGTTACAGCCTGTCGAAGCGGGCGTTGATCAGTCAGATCTGCTCCTTGTTCGGAGGGCGGATTGCGGAAGAGATGACGTTGGGTTTCGAGGGTGTCACTACGGGGGCGTCGAACGACATCATGCGCGCCACGCAATTGGCGCGGAATATGGTGACCAAGTGGGGCTTGTCGGAAAAGCTTGGGCCGTTGATGTATGCCGAAGAAGAAGGCGAGGTGTTTCTCGGCCGCAGCGCCGGCAGCCAGCATTCCAATGTGTCCGGTGAAACCGCGAGACTGATCGATGAAGAAGTGCGCAGCATCATCGACCACTGCTACGGAACAGCCAAACAGATCCTGACCGACAATCGCGACAAGCTGGATGTAATGGCTGAAGCCTTGATGAAGTACGAGACCATCGATGCGCCGCAGATCGACGACATCATGGCCGGGCGCACACCGCGGGAGCCGCGTGATTGGGAAGGTGGCTCGGGTGCATCCGGTACGCCAGTTGTGCCGGATGATAGTCGTCCGCAGACGCCGATCGGTGGTCCTGCCGGCGAACATTGA
- the folP gene encoding dihydropteroate synthase translates to MTESFPHARLVCGSRALDLSRPHVMGILNVTPDSFSDGGRFAEREAALRHAEAMAVAGATLIDVGGESTRPGARAVSPTEELERVAPIVEMIARELDVVVSVDTSTPAVIRECARLGAGLINDVRSLQRDGALDAAAGAGLPVCLMHMRGEPGDMQNDPRYDDVVEEVCSFLEQRMSACVAAGIPSDRIVLDPGFGFAKTLSHNLVLFRRMEVLHRLGRPLLVGVSRKSMIGAVLGHPVDERLYGSLALAALAVGKGARIVRVHDVAETVDVVRMIAAVQAAE, encoded by the coding sequence ATGACCGAATCGTTTCCTCACGCTCGGCTGGTCTGTGGCAGCCGAGCGCTAGATCTTTCCCGTCCGCATGTGATGGGCATTCTCAATGTCACGCCCGATTCTTTCTCTGATGGTGGCCGCTTTGCCGAGCGCGAAGCAGCGCTGCGGCATGCCGAAGCAATGGCGGTGGCCGGGGCTACGCTGATCGATGTTGGTGGCGAGTCTACGCGCCCTGGCGCACGCGCCGTCTCGCCGACCGAGGAGCTGGAGCGGGTCGCACCGATCGTCGAGATGATCGCGCGCGAGCTCGACGTGGTCGTTTCGGTGGATACGTCCACGCCCGCAGTCATTCGCGAGTGTGCGAGGCTGGGTGCTGGGCTGATCAACGACGTGCGCTCGCTGCAGCGCGACGGCGCGCTGGATGCCGCGGCTGGCGCTGGCCTGCCAGTCTGCCTGATGCATATGCGCGGCGAGCCCGGCGATATGCAGAACGATCCCCGCTATGACGACGTTGTGGAAGAGGTTTGTTCGTTTCTTGAGCAGCGAATGAGTGCGTGTGTCGCGGCAGGGATCCCGAGCGATCGCATCGTTCTCGACCCCGGCTTCGGGTTCGCCAAGACGCTGAGTCATAATCTTGTGCTGTTCAGGCGCATGGAGGTGCTTCATCGACTGGGGCGGCCGTTGCTGGTCGGAGTCTCGCGCAAGAGCATGATCGGTGCCGTGCTGGGTCATCCCGTCGATGAGCGTTTGTACGGCAGCCTGGCATTGGCGGCGCTTGCCGTAGGCAAGGGGGCGCGGATTGTGCGTGTGCACGATGTTGCCGAGACGGTTGATGTGGTTCGAATGATTGCTGCAGTGCAGGCGGCGGAATAG
- the glmM gene encoding phosphoglucosamine mutase, with the protein MSRKYFGTDGIRGHVGQAPITPDFMLKLGWAAGMAFRKQGKCRILIGKDTRISGYMFESALQAGLSAAGADVLLLGPMPTPAVAYLTRTFHAEAGIVISASHNPHHDNGIKFFSGRGTKLPDEVELMIEELIDAPMTVVESAQLGKASRINDAAGRYIEFCKSSVPTSTDFSGLKLVIDCAHGATYKVAPSVFRELGAEVVVIGAQPDGLNINADVGSTHVGQLQKAVVDHGADLGIAFDGDGDRVMMVDHTGAVVDGDELLYIIATDLQERDRLAGGVVGTLMSNLGLELALKAREIPFTRAKVGDRYVIAEMLERGWALGGENSGHIVCAQHTTTGDAIIAALQVVLALRRRGQTLAQERLAWHKCPQVLINVRFAGDRDPISHPSVQAACDSVTERMGGRGRVLLRKSGTEPLVRVMVEGDDESQVRGMAEELAKVVTEVCA; encoded by the coding sequence ATGAGTAGAAAATATTTCGGCACCGATGGAATTCGTGGGCATGTCGGGCAGGCTCCGATCACCCCGGACTTCATGCTCAAGCTGGGTTGGGCGGCTGGCATGGCCTTTCGCAAACAGGGGAAGTGCCGGATTCTGATCGGCAAGGACACGCGTATTTCGGGCTATATGTTCGAGTCGGCGTTGCAGGCTGGCTTGTCGGCGGCTGGCGCGGACGTGCTGTTGCTTGGGCCTATGCCCACCCCCGCGGTCGCCTATCTGACGCGTACTTTCCACGCTGAGGCGGGCATCGTGATCAGCGCCTCGCACAATCCGCATCACGATAACGGAATCAAGTTCTTTTCCGGTCGCGGCACCAAGCTTCCTGATGAAGTCGAGCTGATGATCGAGGAGTTGATCGATGCGCCGATGACCGTGGTCGAGTCGGCGCAGCTTGGCAAGGCGTCCCGCATCAATGACGCGGCTGGCCGTTATATCGAGTTCTGCAAGAGCAGCGTGCCGACCAGCACCGATTTCTCCGGGTTGAAACTGGTGATCGACTGCGCACATGGCGCGACCTACAAGGTGGCACCTAGTGTGTTCCGTGAGCTGGGCGCCGAGGTGGTCGTGATAGGTGCGCAGCCGGACGGTCTGAACATCAATGCCGATGTCGGCTCCACTCATGTTGGGCAACTGCAGAAGGCGGTTGTCGATCATGGGGCGGACCTGGGCATCGCCTTCGATGGCGACGGCGACAGGGTAATGATGGTCGACCACACCGGTGCAGTCGTGGATGGCGACGAACTGCTTTACATCATTGCGACGGATTTGCAGGAGCGAGATCGGTTGGCTGGGGGCGTGGTCGGCACGCTGATGAGTAACCTGGGGCTTGAGCTTGCCTTGAAAGCGCGGGAAATACCTTTCACTCGTGCCAAGGTGGGGGATCGCTACGTGATCGCGGAGATGCTCGAGCGCGGCTGGGCATTGGGCGGGGAAAACTCCGGGCATATAGTCTGTGCGCAGCACACTACGACGGGCGATGCGATCATCGCGGCCTTGCAGGTGGTGCTGGCACTTCGTCGGCGTGGCCAGACGCTCGCTCAGGAGCGACTGGCCTGGCACAAGTGCCCTCAGGTGCTGATCAATGTGCGCTTTGCTGGCGACCGCGATCCTATCTCACATCCTAGTGTGCAGGCTGCTTGCGACAGTGTTACTGAGCGCATGGGTGGGCGTGGCCGCGTGCTGTTGCGCAAATCCGGAACCGAGCCGCTGGTACGTGTCATGGTTGAAGGCGATGACGAAAGTCAGGTGCGTGGCATGGCTGAGGAACTGGCGAAGGTCGTCACCGAAGTTTGTGCGTAA
- the tpiA gene encoding triose-phosphate isomerase, with protein MRRPMVAGNWKMNGTRASVAELVESLRMQVLPADVEIAVFPSAVHVSQVLDGVDGKHVAVGTQDCAAQNGFGALTGEVSAEQFADFGCKWVLVGHSERRLLLGETDEVVSRKFLAAQVGGLKPVLCLGEALEEREAGKTLEVIGRQLARVLDDHGVSAFESAVIAYEPVWAIGSGLTATPEQAQEVHAAIREQLSRHDRRTAEGVRLLYGGSVKAENAAELFAMADIDGGLVGGASLKADEFGAICRAAGN; from the coding sequence ATGCGTCGCCCCATGGTAGCTGGTAACTGGAAAATGAACGGTACCCGCGCTAGCGTCGCAGAGCTTGTCGAATCTCTCCGGATGCAGGTTTTGCCTGCGGATGTCGAGATTGCGGTGTTTCCCTCCGCTGTGCATGTCTCTCAGGTTCTGGATGGTGTTGATGGCAAGCATGTTGCCGTCGGTACCCAGGATTGTGCGGCGCAGAATGGCTTTGGGGCGCTGACCGGTGAAGTATCGGCTGAGCAGTTCGCTGATTTCGGTTGTAAGTGGGTTCTGGTTGGGCACTCCGAGCGCCGCCTGTTGTTGGGTGAGACGGACGAAGTGGTCAGTCGCAAGTTTTTGGCAGCGCAGGTGGGTGGTCTAAAGCCTGTGTTGTGCCTGGGTGAGGCGCTCGAAGAGCGAGAAGCAGGCAAGACGCTTGAGGTGATTGGGCGTCAGTTGGCACGGGTGCTGGATGACCACGGTGTCTCCGCATTCGAGTCGGCGGTTATTGCTTATGAGCCGGTTTGGGCGATTGGTAGCGGCTTGACCGCAACGCCTGAGCAGGCTCAAGAAGTGCATGCCGCCATTCGAGAGCAGTTGTCGCGTCATGATCGCCGCACCGCTGAAGGTGTAAGGCTTCTGTACGGTGGCAGTGTCAAGGCGGAAAATGCCGCTGAGCTATTCGCGATGGCGGATATTGACGGGGGGCTGGTTGGTGGGGCCTCTCTGAAAGCGGATGAATTTGGTGCGATCTGTCGCGCCGCGGGGAACTGA